A stretch of the Jatrophihabitans sp. genome encodes the following:
- a CDS encoding amino acid adenylation domain-containing protein: protein MPTAPRPPSSPEPLELIPDHPRSVAGEDLAWVAAPADGHDPAAVLAAFLVVLHKYTGQAELLLDVELAGRAGALSVTVDPDVTAARVLAGAEHGPCWHTPIRFADHPVLAMPDQDVDLVLSTYGAGLRVGYRVGLFEPGTAARLVEHVRRALRQRQSPVRAVSLVAGDERELILGRFNDTGRPYPADIPVHRLFEEQARQAPDALAVTWRDQRLSYRQLDERADVLCAALRVAGVRPGDPVGLRIARTPDLVVSVLAILKSGAAYLPIDPEYPPGRVEFLLADSGARVLITDSPHDFAFTGTVLNPGTVPEPGTVPEPGMVLNPGATAQHPTRDATEAGQPDLAADRAVAFLCYTSGTTGRPKGVRITHRNVVRLVRGVEYCEFGPHTRILPSGSISFDASTFELWAALLNGGSLHLVGNDVILSARALSAELTARRITTMWLTAPLLNQLVEQDPTVFRLLRELFTGGDVLSPTHVAKVLDACPELTLINAYGPTENATFSLTHQIEHEDLRRNALAGIPVGRPIANSTAYVLDADGGLCPVGVPGELCFGGDGVAAGYLGRPELTAEKFVADPFIGGRMYRSGDLGRFRPDGAVEFLGRRDQQVKVRGFRIELGEVENVLLSHPDIAEAAVTARDRSSGADKYLCAYYVARRPVADLRAHLERVLPPHAVPAYLIELAELPLHPNGKLDRARLPEPDGSRLLTGVEHVAPRNELERVLVRLAEDALGLVGIGMRHDLRDLGSDSLTATLLAGAMAERLGRQLPVSVVLRSGSLARLAELVGRAEPATAPVIPPAAEAASYPLTPQQRQLYFEQLKDPSAVHYNVPVTLDLPADTDPARLAEALRLLAERHEALRTCFVLDGQEARQRIESEITLPLQVNPLTGAPVEPFVAPFDLDTAPLWRAELRRTEEHLRLRLDLHHLIIDGFSLRILLTDLAALYAGQPVAEPAVRYRDYAAWLAGPAGACLAEQQRGHWQRVFATPPARADLPLAAPRPPLRPLDGDVLEFDLGRDRTGALRELARDYEVTLFAVLAAAHGIMLARLTGSGDVVLGTPVSGRTAPGLHRTAGMLANTVCLRTTVDPDQSFAQYLRRVAGVAEEAFAHQDFPFSDVVEMAQPSRDYSRTPLFDALIALHSSRYLHIDFAGRGVQVRLEPTGQSVFDLNMQIYEAGDTLRVSWHHSSALLRRAEVEQWRDDFLHILDTVRADPRTPVAAFIAAAHTAVFDFDL, encoded by the coding sequence ATGCCGACCGCGCCCCGGCCGCCGTCGAGTCCTGAGCCGCTCGAGCTGATTCCCGACCACCCCCGCTCCGTCGCGGGCGAGGACCTGGCCTGGGTGGCCGCGCCCGCCGACGGCCACGACCCGGCCGCCGTCCTCGCGGCGTTCCTGGTGGTGCTGCACAAGTACACCGGCCAGGCCGAGCTGCTGCTGGACGTGGAGCTGGCGGGTCGGGCGGGCGCGCTGTCGGTGACCGTCGATCCGGACGTGACCGCGGCGCGAGTGCTGGCCGGGGCCGAGCACGGGCCCTGCTGGCACACCCCGATCCGGTTCGCCGACCACCCGGTGCTGGCGATGCCTGATCAGGACGTCGACCTGGTGCTCAGCACCTACGGCGCCGGGCTGCGGGTGGGTTATCGCGTCGGGCTGTTCGAGCCCGGCACTGCGGCGCGGCTGGTCGAGCATGTGCGCCGGGCGCTGCGTCAGCGCCAGAGTCCGGTGCGGGCGGTGAGCCTGGTCGCCGGGGACGAGCGAGAACTCATTCTCGGCCGGTTCAACGACACCGGCCGGCCCTACCCTGCCGACATCCCCGTCCACCGGCTGTTCGAGGAGCAGGCCCGCCAGGCGCCGGACGCGCTCGCCGTGACCTGGCGCGACCAGCGGCTGAGCTACCGGCAGCTCGACGAGCGGGCCGACGTCCTGTGCGCCGCGCTGCGGGTGGCCGGCGTGCGTCCGGGTGACCCGGTCGGGCTGCGTATCGCCCGCACGCCGGACCTGGTGGTCAGCGTGCTGGCGATCCTCAAGTCCGGCGCGGCCTACCTGCCGATCGATCCGGAGTACCCGCCGGGACGGGTGGAATTCTTGCTGGCCGACTCCGGCGCCCGGGTGCTGATCACCGACTCACCGCACGACTTCGCCTTCACCGGCACGGTGCTGAACCCCGGCACGGTTCCGGAACCTGGCACGGTTCCGGAACCTGGCATGGTTCTGAACCCTGGCGCCACCGCTCAGCACCCGACGCGGGACGCGACAGAGGCCGGCCAACCCGACCTGGCTGCCGACCGTGCGGTGGCCTTTCTGTGCTACACCTCCGGCACCACCGGCCGGCCCAAGGGCGTGCGGATCACCCATCGCAACGTGGTGCGGTTGGTGCGGGGAGTGGAGTACTGCGAGTTCGGACCGCACACCCGCATCCTGCCCAGCGGCTCGATCTCCTTTGACGCCAGTACATTCGAGCTGTGGGCGGCCCTGCTCAACGGCGGCAGCCTGCACCTGGTCGGCAACGACGTCATCCTCAGTGCCCGCGCGCTCAGCGCGGAGCTGACCGCGCGGCGGATCACCACCATGTGGCTGACCGCGCCGCTGCTCAACCAGCTCGTCGAGCAGGATCCGACGGTCTTTCGCCTGCTGCGGGAACTGTTCACCGGCGGTGACGTGCTGTCGCCGACGCACGTGGCGAAGGTGCTGGACGCGTGCCCGGAGCTGACCCTGATCAACGCCTACGGCCCGACCGAGAACGCCACCTTCTCCCTGACCCACCAGATCGAGCACGAGGACCTGCGCCGCAACGCCCTGGCCGGCATCCCGGTCGGGCGGCCGATCGCGAACTCCACGGCGTACGTGCTCGACGCCGACGGTGGCCTGTGCCCGGTCGGCGTGCCCGGTGAGCTGTGCTTCGGCGGCGACGGGGTGGCCGCGGGCTACCTCGGACGTCCCGAGCTGACGGCCGAGAAGTTCGTCGCGGACCCGTTCATCGGCGGGCGGATGTACCGCAGCGGCGACCTCGGCCGGTTCCGGCCCGACGGCGCCGTCGAGTTCCTCGGCCGCCGCGACCAGCAGGTGAAGGTGCGCGGTTTCCGGATCGAGCTGGGCGAGGTGGAGAACGTCCTGCTCAGCCACCCGGACATCGCCGAAGCCGCGGTGACGGCTCGCGACCGCTCCAGCGGAGCGGACAAGTACCTGTGCGCCTACTACGTGGCGCGGCGGCCGGTGGCCGATCTGCGCGCGCACCTGGAGCGGGTGCTGCCGCCGCACGCGGTGCCCGCCTACCTGATCGAGCTGGCTGAGTTGCCGTTGCATCCCAACGGCAAACTGGATCGTGCCCGGCTGCCCGAGCCGGACGGTTCGCGGCTGCTCACCGGCGTCGAGCACGTCGCGCCGCGCAACGAGCTCGAGCGGGTGCTGGTGCGGCTGGCCGAGGATGCGCTGGGCCTGGTCGGCATCGGCATGCGGCATGACCTGCGTGACCTGGGCTCGGACTCGCTGACCGCGACCCTGCTCGCCGGCGCGATGGCCGAGCGGTTGGGACGGCAGCTGCCGGTGAGCGTGGTGCTGCGCAGCGGTTCGCTGGCCCGGCTGGCCGAGCTGGTGGGCCGGGCCGAACCCGCCACCGCACCGGTGATCCCGCCGGCGGCCGAAGCCGCCAGCTATCCGCTCACCCCGCAGCAACGCCAGCTCTACTTCGAGCAGCTCAAGGATCCGAGCGCGGTGCACTACAACGTGCCGGTCACCCTCGACCTGCCCGCCGACACCGACCCGGCCCGGCTGGCCGAGGCGCTGCGCCTGCTCGCCGAACGCCACGAGGCGCTGCGCACCTGCTTCGTCCTGGACGGGCAGGAGGCGCGTCAGCGGATCGAATCCGAGATCACCCTGCCACTGCAGGTCAATCCGCTGACGGGCGCGCCGGTCGAGCCGTTCGTCGCGCCCTTCGACCTGGACACCGCTCCGCTCTGGCGGGCCGAACTGCGGCGCACCGAGGAGCACCTGCGGCTGCGCCTGGACCTGCACCACCTGATCATCGACGGGTTCTCGCTGCGGATCCTGCTGACCGACCTGGCAGCGCTCTACGCGGGGCAGCCGGTCGCCGAGCCCGCCGTCCGCTACCGCGACTACGCGGCCTGGCTGGCCGGCCCGGCCGGCGCCTGCCTCGCCGAACAGCAGCGCGGTCACTGGCAGCGGGTGTTCGCGACACCGCCGGCGCGTGCGGATCTGCCGCTGGCAGCACCCCGCCCGCCCCTTCGCCCGCTGGACGGTGACGTGCTGGAGTTCGACCTCGGCCGTGACCGGACGGGCGCGCTGCGCGAGCTGGCCCGCGACTACGAGGTGACGCTGTTCGCGGTGCTCGCCGCCGCGCACGGCATCATGCTGGCCCGGCTCACCGGATCCGGCGACGTGGTGCTCGGCACGCCGGTGTCCGGACGGACCGCGCCGGGCCTGCACCGCACGGCGGGCATGCTCGCCAACACCGTGTGCCTGCGCACCACGGTGGACCCCGACCAGAGCTTCGCCCAGTACCTGCGCCGGGTCGCCGGCGTCGCCGAGGAAGCCTTTGCGCATCAGGACTTTCCGTTCTCAGACGTGGTCGAGATGGCCCAGCCGAGCCGTGACTACAGCCGCACACCGCTGTTCGACGCGCTGATCGCGTTGCACAGCAGCCGTTACCTGCACATCGACTTCGCCGGCCGCGGCGTCCAGGTGCGACTGGAGCCGACCGGCCAGAGCGTGTTCGACCTGAACATGCAGATCTACGAGGCCGGCGACACGCTGCGGGTGAGCTGGCACCACTCCAGTGCCCTGCTGCGCCGGGCCGAGGTCGAGCAGTGGCGCGATGACTTCCTGCACATCCTCGACACCGTGCGGGCCGATCCGAGAACACCGGTCGCGGCGTTCATCGCCGCGGCGCACACCGCCGTCTTCGATTTCGATCTTTGA
- a CDS encoding MFS transporter translates to MKAYVAVLRIADYRLLWTALVINLLGDGATYTALAWITVERAGAGGLGVLGVCLTLPVIAGGAVIGPLLDRFSRRKLFIYDSVFRAAVVALIPLLAALDMLAMWHLYGVALVYGLLKIIPLAGTPAVLPELVPAEDLQAASGLEATAMGVANVVGPALGAVLITLIGSSNVLLLDALTYLAFAFLISRIKAPLDRPARVEDGSRKRKSGWAPVFDMIVHDKFLLSLTLSFAAFNISVGALLVALPWLAKFEFASGPGILGLLLAVLAAAELVGSLVSGGMKTTEKQMLRIGQLQIIAGGLLLLMVYRSLPVILIALLLTGILSAPMTVMGGVVRMTRTPQEMRGRAMTLMRTTMAGALPFGAAIGGILLSGDHYTELIVLVTILAAAPGVFTVLIFRSVPFRLGVSADADRAPAAVES, encoded by the coding sequence GTGAAGGCGTACGTCGCTGTCCTGCGCATAGCCGACTACCGGTTGCTCTGGACGGCGTTGGTGATCAACCTGTTGGGCGACGGCGCGACCTACACCGCGCTGGCCTGGATCACCGTCGAGCGCGCGGGCGCCGGCGGGCTGGGCGTGCTCGGGGTATGCCTCACCCTGCCGGTGATCGCGGGCGGCGCGGTGATCGGCCCGTTGCTGGACCGCTTCTCCCGGCGCAAGCTGTTCATCTACGACTCGGTGTTCCGCGCGGCGGTGGTCGCGCTCATCCCGCTGCTGGCCGCGCTGGACATGCTGGCGATGTGGCACCTGTACGGGGTGGCGTTGGTCTACGGGCTGCTCAAGATCATCCCGCTGGCCGGCACCCCCGCGGTGCTTCCCGAGCTCGTTCCGGCAGAGGACCTGCAGGCCGCGTCCGGGCTGGAGGCCACCGCGATGGGCGTGGCCAACGTCGTCGGCCCGGCGCTGGGCGCGGTGCTGATCACCCTGATCGGCTCCTCGAACGTGCTGCTGCTCGATGCCCTCACCTACCTGGCGTTCGCGTTCCTGATCAGCCGGATCAAAGCGCCCCTGGACCGGCCGGCCCGCGTCGAGGACGGCAGCCGGAAACGCAAGTCGGGCTGGGCGCCGGTGTTCGACATGATCGTCCACGACAAGTTCCTGCTGTCGCTCACCCTGTCCTTCGCTGCCTTCAACATCTCGGTCGGCGCGCTGCTGGTGGCGCTGCCATGGCTGGCCAAGTTCGAGTTCGCCAGCGGCCCCGGCATTCTCGGCCTGCTGCTCGCCGTCCTCGCCGCGGCCGAACTGGTCGGCTCGCTGGTCTCGGGCGGGATGAAGACCACCGAGAAACAGATGCTGCGGATCGGTCAGCTCCAGATCATCGCCGGCGGCCTGCTGCTGCTGATGGTGTACCGGAGCCTGCCGGTGATCCTGATCGCCCTGCTGCTGACCGGCATCCTGTCCGCTCCGATGACCGTGATGGGCGGGGTCGTACGGATGACGCGCACCCCCCAGGAGATGCGTGGCCGGGCGATGACGCTGATGCGCACCACGATGGCCGGCGCCCTGCCCTTCGGCGCGGCGATCGGCGGCATCCTGCTCAGTGGCGACCACTACACCGAGCTGATCGTGCTGGTCACGATCCTGGCCGCCGCGCCCGGTGTCTTCACCGTGCTGATCTTCCGCAGCGTGCCGTTCCGGCTGGGGGTGAGCGCCGATGCCGACCGCGCCCCGGCCGCCGTCGAGTCCTGA
- a CDS encoding DUF4157 domain-containing protein, which produces MRPEIQQFLLDPVVDPGHPLEPAVRNSLERSFQTDLSRVLVHDGSVAACVTDHFGVEALAYGNDVYFAAGRYRPTSQKGLRLLAHEVAHVVQHAAGQTPGDDPAAGCRGGARYAPLEQAACRAADQAARGRLVDRSLRQAPVAVASSRPPVVQFHLSFEHRALGDLNTLDIIEISNGGPRRAALLQRELDLQWLWHADPESVTEEQVKRQCPDIRTLRLRGSDLLVTYGELNALPDYLSNGEQADLTPKDVMLPILQFIRQETHIQFAKLLGRGGSTEPFKDAVYAPHDFIPDMLDLLGESLAIDTLTARLGQDGVDHYAGLLARNACHFAPFAWHRWQSSYTAAQVLAQRAHAEGDDDQRARLTHDAWLQLGYADHFLQDSFAAGHLVNKTLIMQWFVEWAATKSLVPVAEWNAVKNMVPNLQPGIAGRHLYDPDHAGPSNDPQTSEDLASYPARMGNTGLVRGASTSLDDAYQDYFYFLSSLVAQSASGAIHDYYNEHSLSVASVAQKTPYEIFGDHTLFSGRNGAAGAQATSFAAQLSQQSLADTLKDGQTDTTARMIRDHFPTQVKSGDNLLSLEHWNDTQQDFCVEKIFPGLHEFIVRAIKPIVPNLARDQDLAVRWSADLKDTGFTTTSVLTVGNRLFSASNGYLYEVHPQTGAMLNRLMLTRPGEDGDYETRLTSDGNRVYVGVHGAVLGVDIAHFGLAWTANLPGADLNSVDVLANGGALLAGSNGSVHRLNPDTGHVDATIRLGSKIGVGDYSMRLAVTGSTLIVGTHGWVYGVSLPALTKSWETSLPKSGYHLVEVLPRNGRLYAGSNGYAYQLDPGNGAVRQSLRVVDAVGVGDYTTTLAANDQTLFVGVHGYVYGISLGDWARAAWEANLAGNRYAMVHLALSGNQLLAGSYGLPLPDRPRGRHGGALGAAHHERRRGHLRDQGPLRPGRQPRLRRCARLRLQGRRESALARRLRRSAGVVRR; this is translated from the coding sequence ATGCGTCCTGAGATTCAGCAGTTCCTGCTCGACCCGGTGGTGGATCCCGGCCATCCTCTTGAACCGGCTGTCCGGAACTCGCTCGAGCGGAGCTTCCAGACCGACCTCTCCCGGGTGCTAGTCCACGACGGCTCGGTCGCGGCGTGCGTGACAGACCACTTCGGTGTCGAGGCGTTGGCTTATGGCAACGACGTCTACTTCGCCGCCGGCCGATACCGCCCGACCTCTCAGAAGGGCCTGCGGCTGCTCGCACACGAGGTGGCGCACGTCGTGCAGCACGCGGCCGGCCAGACGCCGGGCGATGACCCGGCTGCCGGCTGCCGCGGCGGCGCGCGTTACGCACCGCTCGAACAGGCCGCTTGCCGGGCGGCCGACCAGGCGGCGCGCGGCCGGCTCGTCGACCGCTCACTGCGGCAGGCGCCGGTCGCCGTGGCCTCCAGCCGGCCGCCGGTGGTCCAGTTCCACCTCTCCTTCGAGCACCGCGCCCTGGGCGACCTGAACACGCTCGACATCATCGAGATCTCCAACGGCGGCCCGAGGCGGGCGGCGCTTCTGCAGCGGGAGCTGGACCTGCAGTGGCTGTGGCACGCCGATCCGGAATCGGTGACCGAGGAGCAGGTCAAGCGGCAATGCCCGGATATCCGGACGCTGCGCCTGCGCGGCAGCGACCTGCTTGTCACCTACGGCGAGCTGAACGCCCTGCCGGACTACCTGAGCAACGGCGAGCAGGCCGACCTGACGCCCAAGGACGTGATGCTGCCCATCCTGCAGTTCATCCGGCAGGAGACCCATATCCAGTTCGCCAAGCTGCTGGGCCGCGGCGGCTCCACCGAGCCGTTCAAGGACGCTGTGTACGCGCCGCACGACTTCATCCCCGACATGCTCGATCTTCTCGGAGAGAGCCTGGCGATCGACACGCTGACCGCACGCCTGGGGCAGGACGGGGTGGACCACTACGCCGGCCTGCTGGCGCGCAACGCCTGCCATTTCGCACCGTTCGCCTGGCACCGCTGGCAATCCTCCTATACGGCGGCCCAGGTGCTCGCCCAGCGAGCGCATGCCGAGGGCGATGACGATCAGCGGGCCCGGCTGACCCACGATGCCTGGCTGCAACTCGGCTATGCCGATCACTTCTTGCAGGACTCCTTCGCCGCTGGCCACCTGGTCAACAAGACGCTGATCATGCAGTGGTTCGTCGAGTGGGCGGCCACCAAGTCGCTGGTTCCCGTCGCCGAGTGGAACGCCGTGAAGAACATGGTGCCCAACCTGCAGCCCGGCATCGCCGGCCGGCACCTCTATGACCCCGACCACGCGGGCCCGTCGAATGACCCGCAAACTTCGGAGGATCTGGCCAGCTACCCGGCCCGGATGGGCAACACCGGACTGGTGCGGGGTGCCTCGACCAGCCTGGACGACGCCTACCAGGACTACTTCTACTTCCTGTCCAGCCTGGTCGCCCAGTCGGCCTCCGGCGCCATTCACGACTACTACAACGAGCACTCGCTCTCGGTCGCCTCGGTGGCGCAGAAGACGCCGTACGAGATCTTCGGCGACCACACCCTGTTCAGCGGCAGGAACGGAGCCGCCGGCGCGCAGGCGACCAGCTTCGCGGCGCAGCTGTCCCAGCAGAGCCTGGCCGACACCCTGAAAGACGGGCAGACCGACACCACGGCCCGGATGATCCGCGACCACTTCCCGACCCAGGTCAAGTCCGGTGACAACCTGCTCAGCCTCGAGCACTGGAACGACACCCAGCAGGACTTCTGCGTCGAGAAGATCTTTCCGGGCCTGCACGAGTTCATCGTCCGGGCGATCAAGCCCATCGTCCCCAATCTCGCCCGCGATCAGGATCTGGCGGTGCGCTGGAGTGCGGACCTCAAGGACACCGGGTTCACCACCACCAGCGTCCTCACCGTCGGCAACCGGCTTTTCTCAGCCTCCAACGGCTATCTCTACGAGGTGCACCCGCAGACGGGCGCGATGCTGAATCGCCTGATGCTCACCCGCCCGGGCGAGGACGGCGACTACGAGACGCGCCTGACCTCTGACGGGAACCGGGTGTACGTCGGCGTGCACGGCGCTGTCCTCGGCGTCGACATCGCGCACTTCGGACTCGCCTGGACTGCCAACCTGCCCGGCGCCGACCTGAACTCGGTCGACGTGCTCGCCAACGGCGGCGCGCTGCTGGCCGGCTCGAACGGCTCGGTGCACCGGCTCAACCCGGACACCGGTCACGTCGATGCCACGATCAGACTCGGCAGCAAGATCGGTGTCGGCGATTACAGCATGCGGCTGGCGGTCACCGGATCGACCCTGATCGTCGGCACGCACGGTTGGGTGTACGGAGTGTCCTTGCCGGCGCTGACCAAGTCCTGGGAGACCAGCCTGCCCAAGTCCGGGTACCACCTGGTGGAGGTGCTGCCGCGCAACGGCCGGCTCTACGCCGGCAGCAACGGCTACGCCTACCAGCTGGACCCCGGCAACGGCGCCGTGCGGCAGTCGCTGCGGGTGGTCGACGCCGTCGGGGTCGGCGACTACACCACCACGCTGGCCGCCAATGACCAGACGCTGTTCGTCGGCGTCCACGGCTACGTCTACGGCATCAGCCTCGGCGACTGGGCACGGGCGGCCTGGGAGGCGAACCTGGCCGGCAACCGGTACGCGATGGTCCATCTGGCGCTGTCGGGCAACCAGCTGCTGGCCGGTTCCTACGGGTTACCTCTTCCGGATCGACCCCGCGGACGGCACGGTGGTGCGCTCGGCGCTGCTCACCATGAGCGTCGGCGTGGGCACCTACGAGACCAGGGTCCTCTTCGACCCGGCCGGCAACCACGTCTTCGCCGGTGTGCACGGCTACGCCTACAAGGTCGCCGCGAATCGGCCCTAGCGCGGCGGCTGCGTCGGTCAGCGGGTGTCGTTCGGCGATGA
- a CDS encoding iron-containing redox enzyme family protein, producing the protein MVNETSIDDDICQAFPTDGTAPDSGAKLACMRELHHHYMQFFTSPVESLKLGDWTVTERITRIEKKWNQFEEARVNETNPELPATAEEFSDWFEAVSKVHEYHDICDYLRDEASLLDIALLVNAEGKVESYFDDLMALAQVGSPMVTKMTIARNYWDEMGNGKLDAAHTVMLDSTTNWMLENAIPAEFDLSILEFPEAYANACELLMYSLRRRYLLRGLGSLGLLEKTAPARFAATVDGLKRLGVPSDVYRYEATHVVVDHSHSEEWVDGVFTPTIKENPDTIPELAMGVLIRGNTAADFFSKIRQDLFGLG; encoded by the coding sequence ATGGTAAACGAAACCTCCATTGATGACGATATCTGCCAGGCATTCCCCACTGATGGAACAGCCCCCGATTCCGGGGCCAAGCTCGCCTGCATGCGCGAATTGCATCACCATTACATGCAATTCTTCACCTCGCCGGTAGAAAGCCTCAAGCTGGGCGATTGGACCGTCACGGAGCGAATTACCAGGATCGAAAAGAAATGGAACCAGTTCGAAGAAGCTCGGGTTAACGAGACCAACCCTGAGCTTCCGGCCACCGCGGAGGAATTCAGCGACTGGTTCGAGGCGGTTTCAAAAGTCCACGAATATCACGACATCTGCGACTACCTCAGGGACGAGGCGAGCCTTCTCGACATCGCGCTTCTGGTGAACGCCGAGGGAAAGGTCGAAAGCTACTTCGACGACCTCATGGCGCTGGCCCAGGTCGGCTCACCCATGGTCACCAAGATGACCATCGCGCGCAACTACTGGGATGAGATGGGCAACGGCAAGCTGGACGCCGCCCACACGGTCATGCTCGACAGCACCACGAATTGGATGCTGGAGAACGCCATTCCCGCCGAATTCGACCTCAGCATTCTCGAGTTCCCCGAGGCCTATGCCAACGCCTGCGAACTGCTGATGTACTCCCTCAGGCGCCGGTACCTGCTGCGCGGGCTCGGAAGTCTCGGGTTGCTGGAGAAGACGGCTCCGGCGCGATTCGCCGCGACCGTCGACGGGCTGAAGCGACTGGGCGTGCCCAGCGACGTCTACCGTTACGAGGCCACTCACGTCGTCGTCGACCACAGCCACAGCGAGGAATGGGTCGACGGGGTGTTCACACCGACCATCAAGGAGAATCCCGACACGATTCCGGAGCTGGCGATGGGCGTGCTGATCCGGGGGAACACCGCCGCGGACTTCTTCTCCAAGATCCGTCAGGACCTATTCGGCCTCGGCTGA
- a CDS encoding methyltransferase — translation MTEDDLTRILFGHSAFQYLRAGTELGLFDLLEQRPGLDRKELTTELELQDRALDILLLGMTALRLVEKSDDKYYNNPTISRLYAEGRWDVVTAVIGFEAYVNYPGLIDFTESLRANTNVGLRRVPGPGPTLYHRLTADPDLSKIFYRYMGTWSAMAAGYLINSVDFGSLTRILDVGGGDATIAVAVAQAFPHLQITVLELPGVVPLAQRRVDEAGVSDRVQVVATDMFAEPFPPGHDGALFVHQLQIWPLDQDTELLRRAHEALPPGGSVVIMNSMSDDAGDGPLMAALDAAYFAAIPGGGGMIYAWHKYEECLRAAGFATIERIRPAGAWTPHGVIVAKK, via the coding sequence ATGACCGAGGATGACCTGACCCGCATTCTGTTCGGCCATTCGGCGTTCCAGTACCTGCGCGCCGGAACGGAGTTGGGCCTGTTCGACCTGCTCGAGCAGCGGCCGGGGCTGGACCGGAAAGAACTGACCACCGAGCTGGAACTGCAGGACCGGGCGCTGGACATCCTGCTTCTGGGGATGACTGCGCTGAGGCTCGTGGAAAAGAGCGACGACAAGTACTACAACAATCCGACCATCAGCAGGCTGTACGCGGAAGGCCGCTGGGACGTGGTGACCGCGGTGATCGGATTCGAGGCCTATGTCAACTATCCGGGGCTCATTGATTTCACCGAGTCCTTGCGGGCCAATACCAATGTGGGCCTGCGCCGGGTGCCCGGCCCCGGCCCGACCCTCTACCACCGGCTCACCGCCGATCCGGACCTGAGCAAGATCTTCTACCGGTACATGGGCACCTGGTCGGCGATGGCGGCGGGTTACCTGATCAACAGCGTCGATTTCGGCAGCCTCACCCGGATACTGGACGTCGGCGGCGGCGACGCCACCATCGCGGTGGCCGTCGCCCAGGCGTTTCCGCACCTGCAGATCACCGTGCTGGAGTTGCCTGGCGTGGTGCCCCTGGCGCAGCGGCGCGTCGACGAGGCCGGGGTCAGCGACCGGGTCCAGGTCGTCGCGACAGACATGTTCGCCGAGCCCTTTCCACCCGGCCACGACGGCGCGTTGTTCGTGCATCAGCTACAGATCTGGCCGCTCGACCAGGACACCGAACTGCTGCGTCGCGCCCACGAGGCACTGCCCCCGGGAGGCAGCGTGGTCATCATGAACTCTATGTCCGACGACGCGGGCGACGGGCCGCTGATGGCAGCCCTGGACGCGGCCTACTTCGCGGCCATCCCAGGTGGCGGAGGCATGATCTACGCCTGGCACAAGTACGAGGAGTGCCTGCGCGCCGCCGGCTTCGCCACCATCGAGCGCATCCGGCCGGCCGGCGCGTGGACACCGCACGGAGTCATCGTCGCCAAGAAGTAG